Proteins encoded by one window of Methanothermobacter sp. K4:
- a CDS encoding 4Fe-4S binding protein has product MAIGLKAYPELCHGCGNCVIACPVNALRSPEVAGGKGPTDDVEIIMIVEDGVVNIKNPDLCGKCGTCVESCPVNAIRLEELE; this is encoded by the coding sequence ATGGCAATTGGACTTAAGGCATACCCTGAACTCTGCCATGGATGCGGAAACTGCGTGATCGCATGTCCAGTGAACGCCCTAAGGAGCCCGGAAGTCGCCGGTGGAAAGGGCCCAACAGATGATGTTGAGATCATCATGATAGTGGAGGACGGGGTTGTAAACATAAAAAACCCTGACCTGTGCGGAAAATGCGGTACATGTGTTGAAAGCTGCCCCGTGAATGCAATAAGACTGGAGGAATTAGAATGA
- the fwdD gene encoding tungsten-dependent formylmethanofuran dehydrogenase subunit FwdD, whose translation MMVILNTGRTIWQGQAIESGKDLKMYVDAAAIIQMNADMMKQPGINEGDNVKVISEYGDVVVKAVEAKEPLPDGMVYIPMGPWANRVIRPDTDSTATPSFKNIPVEIIPTDEEVPDMPTLMKVYGKVGQI comes from the coding sequence ATGATGGTCATACTCAACACAGGAAGGACAATATGGCAGGGACAGGCCATAGAATCAGGTAAGGACCTTAAAATGTACGTGGATGCAGCTGCAATAATTCAGATGAACGCAGACATGATGAAGCAGCCCGGAATAAACGAAGGAGACAACGTCAAGGTCATATCAGAATATGGAGATGTGGTTGTCAAGGCTGTTGAAGCAAAGGAACCACTACCAGATGGAATGGTCTACATACCAATGGGCCCATGGGCCAACAGGGTCATAAGACCAGATACAGATTCAACAGCAACACCCAGCTTTAAGAACATACCGGTGGAGATCATACCCACCGATGAAGAGGTTCCTGACATGCCCACCCTCATGAAGGTCTACGGTAAGGTAGGTCAGATTTAA
- a CDS encoding helix-turn-helix transcriptional regulator, protein MPKHIVSGLKYIAAVNLTKQGHSQREIAKALKINRSTVSHYLNGRNLSWRSIEIARIITEMCPRDFLLLTHSLTQNTEMTRTIVKTCQQREFQGTVRNSCIGCGLCVDTCLMKAITLRDLKAHVDSEWCCGCLICVDMCPTDSIEIKEVEIDGNDRSN, encoded by the coding sequence ATGCCGAAACATATAGTTTCTGGACTCAAATACATAGCAGCTGTAAACCTAACAAAACAGGGCCATTCACAGAGAGAGATAGCCAAAGCTCTGAAGATAAACAGATCAACTGTTTCTCACTACCTCAACGGGAGAAACCTCTCATGGAGGTCAATAGAGATTGCAAGGATAATAACAGAGATGTGTCCAAGGGATTTCCTTCTTCTCACCCACTCCCTTACACAGAACACAGAGATGACAAGGACGATAGTGAAGACATGCCAGCAGAGGGAATTCCAGGGAACCGTCAGGAACTCATGTATTGGGTGCGGGCTATGTGTGGACACATGCCTGATGAAGGCCATAACCCTCCGAGACCTCAAGGCACATGTGGATTCCGAATGGTGCTGCGGGTGTCTCATATGTGTTGATATGTGTCCAACTGATTCTATAGAAATAAAGGAGGTAGAAATTGATGGAAACGACCGAAGTAATTGA
- the fwdF gene encoding tungsten-dependent formylmethanofuran dehydrogenase subunit FwdF, translated as METTEVIEGKNITVERTGEENRKLIFQDCLCAVCGLCGEICPVSAIEVNPTGAMVRTEQDESKILIDENKCVLCGMCSSICPFQALDLQIDGTSIKELAEYPKILKSAEIDDETCIQCKACETACPQDAITITRELPKRKDLITGEIEIDKDTCIYCGMCEEMCPVDAIEIEHQIPSSASPAVATDINVDEDKCVHCGICKRICPVDAIMQVCRICPYGEYEIKVPEVTGTSYIDPELCVNCGWCQEICPVDAATVTKPFEGELIIDQDTCQACETCVMACPCNVLSFPKPEKPGEKTTKLYKDERFCIYCGACERSCPVNAIEVKRSKINTTPIKSKAWKNAFESLLK; from the coding sequence ATGGAAACGACCGAAGTAATTGAAGGTAAGAATATTACCGTGGAGCGAACCGGCGAAGAAAACAGAAAGTTGATCTTCCAGGATTGCCTCTGCGCTGTGTGTGGACTGTGCGGCGAGATATGCCCGGTCAGTGCAATCGAGGTTAACCCAACAGGTGCAATGGTCAGAACAGAGCAGGATGAGTCAAAGATACTTATCGATGAGAACAAATGTGTCCTCTGCGGTATGTGCAGTTCAATCTGCCCATTCCAGGCTCTTGACCTTCAGATTGATGGGACATCCATAAAGGAACTTGCAGAATATCCTAAAATCCTCAAATCAGCTGAAATTGATGATGAAACATGTATACAGTGCAAGGCATGTGAAACAGCATGTCCACAGGATGCCATAACCATAACAAGGGAACTCCCGAAAAGGAAGGATCTAATAACCGGAGAAATCGAAATAGACAAGGACACCTGCATATACTGCGGTATGTGCGAGGAAATGTGTCCGGTTGACGCCATAGAGATAGAACACCAGATACCAAGTTCAGCAAGCCCAGCCGTTGCAACCGACATCAACGTGGACGAGGACAAATGTGTTCACTGCGGAATATGTAAGAGGATCTGCCCTGTTGACGCCATAATGCAGGTCTGCAGGATCTGCCCATACGGTGAATACGAGATAAAGGTCCCTGAGGTTACAGGAACATCCTACATCGACCCTGAGCTCTGTGTAAACTGTGGCTGGTGCCAGGAGATCTGCCCGGTTGATGCTGCAACAGTGACCAAGCCATTCGAGGGAGAACTGATAATCGACCAGGACACATGCCAGGCCTGTGAAACCTGCGTGATGGCATGCCCATGCAACGTTCTCTCATTCCCGAAACCAGAGAAACCCGGTGAAAAAACAACCAAACTCTACAAGGACGAGAGATTCTGCATATACTGTGGAGCATGTGAGAGATCATGCCCTGTGAACGCCATAGAGGTTAAGAGGAGCAAAATAAATACAACTCCAATCAAATCAAAGGCATGGAAGAACGCCTTTGAATCATTACTCAAATAA
- the fdhF gene encoding formate dehydrogenase subunit alpha, giving the protein MKGTVKFRIDGREVEAARGMTVLEAALANGIYIPNLCFRDGIEPFGGCRLCLVENSEGRLVTACETPAEDGAEFISESDRINRIRRTTLSLIIADHSRDCLACPASGDCRLQEVSSYLNVSEGDLERLRPELSGLEADESNPFFLRDHDKCILCGICVRVCRGVGAEAVDFAYRGHDTRIATFMDRDMLDSSCVSCGECVEACPVGALLPRAERPSAEVRTVCPYCGAGCEIYLGVRGNRIVSSRGVPDSPVNRGRLCVKGRFALKFVNSPERLKKPLIKVDGKFIEVEWDEAISFVAERLSEYTGKEFAAVASAKCTNEENYLLQKFTRAVMGSGNIDHCARLCHAPSLTALRMSLGSGAMTNSISELEGAGCILAVGTNPAETHPVTSYSVIRALRSGAKLVVVDPRKTRLSELADIHLQNRPGSDIPLLMAMCRFILEEGLHDGEFIESRTEKFEEFRDAVMALDLDEVERVTGVKHEDIRRAAIMYASNPPASIIYSMGITQHVNGTGNVLALSNLALLTGNLGIKSGGINPLRGQNNVQGACDMGALPDLLPGYQGIDGAAVKFSEKWGSPIPPAGMTLPEMFDAARDGKIRCMYIMGENPLLSEPDIEKTREALEGLEFLVVQDIFLTETAELADVVLPAASFAEKDGTFTNTERRVQLLRKALDAPGDALPDWQIISMIAERMGRDDFDYESASRIFDEIRELVPSYAGISHERLKSGGIQWPCTSEEDEGTGYLHSEGFPTPTGRASFLLPDYQSREVSEEYPLVLVTGRNLYQYHTRSMTARVRELESFSDHEELLMNPADAISLGIKDGDTVEVTSERGSLRVRARVTDEVMGGVVFMTFHFADTPANVLTGGDRDPLSGMPELKFTPVRVCRV; this is encoded by the coding sequence ATGAAGGGGACTGTAAAATTCAGGATCGATGGAAGGGAAGTTGAGGCAGCCCGGGGGATGACTGTCCTCGAGGCAGCCCTTGCAAACGGCATCTACATACCGAACCTCTGTTTCAGAGATGGTATTGAGCCATTTGGGGGCTGCAGGCTGTGTCTGGTTGAAAACAGTGAGGGGCGGCTGGTTACGGCATGTGAAACCCCTGCAGAGGATGGTGCCGAGTTCATATCAGAGTCTGACAGGATAAACAGGATCAGAAGAACCACTCTGTCCCTGATAATCGCTGATCACAGCAGGGATTGCCTTGCATGCCCGGCATCAGGTGACTGCAGACTTCAGGAGGTCTCATCCTACCTCAACGTATCTGAAGGGGACCTTGAGAGGTTAAGGCCTGAGCTTTCAGGACTCGAAGCGGATGAATCCAACCCATTTTTCCTGAGGGACCATGATAAGTGCATTCTCTGCGGTATATGTGTCCGTGTCTGCAGGGGGGTGGGTGCAGAGGCGGTTGATTTTGCATACAGGGGCCATGACACAAGGATAGCCACCTTCATGGACAGGGATATGCTTGATTCAAGCTGTGTCTCATGCGGTGAATGCGTTGAGGCATGCCCGGTGGGCGCCCTCCTACCCAGGGCTGAGAGGCCCTCCGCTGAGGTGAGGACTGTATGCCCCTACTGCGGCGCCGGCTGCGAGATCTACCTTGGGGTGAGGGGAAACCGTATTGTGAGTTCAAGGGGCGTCCCTGATAGCCCTGTTAACCGGGGAAGGCTATGTGTGAAGGGGAGGTTCGCCCTTAAATTTGTAAACAGCCCTGAAAGACTCAAAAAACCCCTGATAAAGGTTGATGGAAAGTTTATAGAGGTGGAATGGGACGAGGCCATCTCATTTGTGGCCGAAAGGCTCTCTGAATACACCGGAAAAGAATTTGCGGCTGTGGCATCTGCCAAGTGCACCAATGAGGAGAACTATCTGCTGCAGAAGTTTACAAGGGCTGTTATGGGGTCAGGGAACATTGATCACTGCGCAAGGCTCTGCCATGCCCCCTCACTTACAGCACTTAGAATGAGTCTGGGCAGTGGTGCAATGACCAACTCCATATCTGAACTGGAGGGTGCCGGGTGTATACTGGCAGTGGGAACCAACCCAGCAGAGACACACCCTGTAACCTCCTACAGTGTAATCAGGGCCCTCAGGTCAGGTGCAAAGCTCGTTGTTGTGGATCCAAGGAAAACAAGGTTATCTGAACTTGCAGATATCCATCTACAGAACAGACCAGGATCTGACATCCCACTTTTAATGGCAATGTGCCGCTTCATACTTGAGGAGGGCCTGCATGATGGTGAATTCATAGAGTCCCGCACAGAGAAATTTGAGGAGTTCAGGGACGCTGTCATGGCCCTGGATCTTGATGAGGTGGAGAGGGTAACCGGCGTTAAACATGAGGACATAAGGAGAGCCGCAATAATGTACGCCTCCAATCCCCCGGCATCCATAATATATTCAATGGGCATCACCCAGCACGTTAATGGGACGGGTAATGTGCTTGCACTGAGCAACCTGGCGCTTCTTACAGGTAACCTTGGTATAAAATCAGGCGGTATCAACCCGCTGAGGGGCCAGAACAACGTTCAGGGGGCCTGTGATATGGGGGCGCTTCCCGACCTCCTCCCAGGGTATCAGGGCATTGATGGGGCTGCAGTGAAATTCTCTGAGAAATGGGGTTCACCCATCCCACCTGCAGGGATGACACTTCCTGAGATGTTTGATGCTGCAAGGGACGGGAAAATCAGGTGCATGTACATAATGGGTGAGAACCCACTTCTGAGTGAACCTGACATTGAAAAGACCAGGGAGGCCCTTGAAGGTCTTGAATTCCTCGTGGTACAGGATATATTCCTCACCGAGACAGCAGAACTTGCAGATGTGGTCCTGCCCGCAGCATCCTTTGCAGAGAAGGACGGCACATTCACCAACACCGAGAGAAGGGTTCAGCTTCTGAGGAAGGCACTGGATGCCCCCGGGGATGCACTGCCTGACTGGCAGATAATCTCCATGATTGCAGAGAGGATGGGAAGGGATGACTTTGATTATGAATCAGCTTCCAGGATATTCGATGAGATAAGGGAACTTGTACCCTCATATGCTGGCATCTCCCACGAAAGACTGAAATCTGGAGGTATACAGTGGCCCTGCACATCAGAGGAGGATGAGGGAACAGGTTACCTTCACTCGGAAGGATTCCCAACACCCACAGGGAGGGCTTCGTTCCTGCTGCCTGATTACCAGTCCAGGGAGGTCTCGGAGGAGTATCCGCTGGTCCTTGTAACAGGGAGGAACCTCTACCAGTACCATACAAGGTCCATGACTGCAAGGGTGAGGGAACTGGAATCATTCTCAGACCATGAGGAGCTTCTCATGAACCCGGCTGACGCCATCTCCCTGGGTATAAAAGATGGTGATACTGTTGAGGTCACATCAGAGAGGGGCTCCCTCAGGGTGAGGGCAAGGGTTACAGATGAGGTGATGGGTGGCGTGGTCTTCATGACATTCCACTTTGCAGATACTCCTGCGAATGTCCTCACAGGCGGAGACCGGGACCCTCTTTCAGGAATGCCTGAACTCAAGTTCACCCCGGTCAGGGTGTGTCGCGTCTAA